Proteins encoded together in one Coffea arabica cultivar ET-39 chromosome 2c, Coffea Arabica ET-39 HiFi, whole genome shotgun sequence window:
- the LOC113724584 gene encoding uncharacterized protein — translation MAHPSNHRVRNGGFLRFLSILVGLILVVYVWRPSPSSSGRSHKPKKKFKALVSCPECSCDCPQSDSFTLPSGIFNVSSSGCTSEDPEMNEELKKDTITLLSEEISLQQNVTRDILDHALELTMDAKQMASFHRREAQKCYVRVDTCETARERAEAALLKESKLTLLWEERARNFGWRD, via the exons ATGGCACACCCGTCAAACCACAGAGTGAGAAATGGCGGATTTTTGAGATTCTTATCGATTCTTGTTGGCTTGATATTGGTTGTTTACGTCTGGAGACCGTCTCCATCTTCTTCTGGACGGTCTCATAAGCCTAAGAAGAAGTTTAAGGCTTTGGTTTCGTGTCCTGAATGTTCTTGTGACTGCCCACAATCGGATTCATTCACCCTGCCTTCAG GTATATTTAACGTGTCATCATCAG GTTGTACCAGTGAAGATCCAGAGATGAATGAGGAATTGAAGAAGGATACCATAACTTTACTTTCAGAGGAGATTAGCTTACAGCAAAATGTAACACGGGATATCTTGGACCATGCTTTGGAATTAACAATGGATGCAAAGCAAATGGCATCATTTCACCGAAGAGAAGCGCAGAAGTGCTATGTACGTGTGGATACTTGTGAGACTGCACGGGAAAGGGCTGAAGCAGCATTACTGAAGGAGAGCAAATTGACTCTGCTATGGGAGGAACGAGCTCGTAACTTTGGCTGGAGAGACTAG